One part of the Mariniblastus fucicola genome encodes these proteins:
- a CDS encoding alpha/beta hydrolase-fold protein, producing MNNCLAIRKPAAIILFLLLLLGLAPDLRAQSASPAVDVQSEVKTKLSFQVKLGENFQSPAVSGRLFVFFTQGRGRPMNGPNWFSPEPFFGKDVTEVNPGDVLTIDQSVFGCPGSFDDIPSGKWKVQAVLDHDFDYADHKNGNGNFFSEIKTVDFKNGEDNGTITLELSDTIDLPKVQDTDRFKLVELKSTLLSDFHGREVVERAGVVLPASYESNPDKRYPVYYEVTGFGGTLRGIRGRNARRPREPGEGEAEFIHVYLTGQCKWGHHVYADSATNGPRGEALIKEMIPLIDSKFRTIAKPTARFVGGHSSGGWSSLWLQVNYPETFGGCWSTAPDPVDFRDWQGSKIYEGESVFFEANGDKKPLARRQGQVMIWYPDFCVMDDAIGRGGQLRSFEAVFSPRGEDGLPLKAWDRKTGKPNPEVIEYWKRYDISLILKERWAELEERLAGKIRVYMGDVDTFYLDDATRLLGQRIDSMGIDAVVEMFPGKDHMNLLDRELRGRIMREMTEVFRKNHSEQ from the coding sequence GTGAACAACTGTTTGGCGATTCGAAAACCCGCTGCGATCATTCTGTTTTTACTTCTTCTTTTGGGTCTCGCACCGGACCTTCGGGCGCAATCAGCTTCGCCGGCGGTTGACGTGCAGTCGGAAGTTAAGACCAAGCTCTCGTTCCAGGTCAAGCTTGGCGAGAACTTTCAATCGCCAGCAGTTTCTGGCCGACTGTTCGTTTTCTTCACGCAAGGACGAGGCCGGCCAATGAATGGCCCCAACTGGTTTTCGCCAGAGCCGTTTTTTGGCAAAGACGTTACCGAAGTGAATCCCGGCGATGTGCTGACGATTGATCAGAGCGTGTTTGGTTGCCCTGGATCATTTGACGATATTCCATCGGGAAAGTGGAAAGTCCAGGCTGTGCTGGATCACGATTTTGATTACGCAGACCACAAGAATGGAAACGGAAACTTCTTCTCTGAGATCAAAACGGTCGATTTCAAAAACGGTGAGGACAATGGAACGATCACGCTGGAGTTAAGCGATACCATCGATCTTCCAAAGGTTCAGGACACCGATCGTTTCAAACTGGTCGAACTCAAAAGCACATTGCTTTCTGATTTCCACGGTCGTGAAGTCGTCGAACGTGCCGGCGTTGTTTTGCCTGCATCGTATGAATCGAACCCTGACAAACGATATCCGGTTTACTACGAGGTCACCGGATTCGGCGGAACGCTTCGCGGAATTCGCGGCAGAAATGCCCGTCGGCCAAGAGAGCCGGGTGAAGGCGAGGCAGAGTTCATTCATGTTTATCTGACCGGGCAGTGCAAGTGGGGACACCATGTGTACGCCGATAGCGCGACCAATGGTCCGCGCGGCGAGGCCTTGATCAAGGAGATGATTCCACTGATCGATTCGAAGTTTCGCACGATTGCAAAACCGACTGCCAGATTCGTTGGTGGGCACAGCAGCGGAGGATGGTCGTCGTTGTGGTTGCAAGTCAACTATCCAGAAACATTCGGCGGATGTTGGAGTACGGCTCCGGATCCGGTTGACTTTCGTGACTGGCAAGGCAGCAAAATCTACGAAGGAGAATCTGTGTTCTTCGAAGCCAACGGTGACAAGAAACCTCTGGCTCGTCGGCAGGGCCAGGTGATGATCTGGTATCCGGATTTTTGCGTTATGGACGATGCGATTGGCCGCGGCGGGCAGTTGCGAAGCTTTGAGGCCGTGTTTAGTCCGCGTGGTGAAGACGGATTGCCTTTGAAAGCGTGGGATCGAAAAACTGGCAAGCCAAATCCAGAAGTCATCGAGTATTGGAAACGCTACGACATCAGCTTGATCTTGAAAGAGCGTTGGGCGGAGCTGGAAGAGCGTTTGGCTGGAAAAATTCGCGTCTATATGGGAGACGTGGATACGTTCTATCTCGACGATGCGACTCGGTTGCTGGGGCAGCGGATTGATTCGATGGGCATCGATGCGGTAGTCGAAATGTTCCCGGGCAAGGATCACATGAATCTGTTGGATCGTGAGCTACGCGGGCGGATCATGCGAGAAATGACGGAAGTGTTTCGCAAGAATCATTCGGAGCAGTAG
- a CDS encoding GNAT family N-acetyltransferase, with amino-acid sequence MGETRIRLAVADDCDGIVELIDGVLREYGDRICTTPGGSEADLLDIEAGYRDKGGEFWVLESIVDGRAQIVGTHATRPLSDRPLEVCTFKRLYLRRELRGTHWGHDLMQVTIDWTRSNGFGRIEFWSDTRFERAHRFFAKFGFVGTEDVRHMTDSVVPYSERFFYLDLK; translated from the coding sequence TTGGGTGAAACCCGAATCCGATTGGCCGTTGCCGATGATTGCGATGGCATCGTCGAGTTGATCGACGGTGTCTTGCGAGAATACGGAGATCGCATTTGCACCACGCCCGGCGGCTCAGAAGCAGATTTGCTCGACATCGAAGCTGGCTATCGCGACAAAGGTGGCGAGTTCTGGGTGTTGGAATCGATCGTCGACGGGCGTGCACAAATTGTCGGAACGCATGCCACAAGGCCACTCTCGGACCGGCCGTTGGAGGTTTGCACTTTTAAGCGACTCTATTTGCGCCGCGAGTTGCGAGGCACGCATTGGGGGCATGACCTGATGCAAGTCACGATCGATTGGACGCGGAGCAACGGGTTCGGTCGAATCGAGTTTTGGTCCGACACGCGTTTCGAACGAGCCCATCGGTTTTTCGCAAAGTTCGGCTTTGTGGGGACGGAAGACGTCCGGCACATGACGGATTCGGTCGTGCCATACTCGGAACGATTCTTCTATCTGGATTTGAAGTGA
- the argF gene encoding ornithine carbamoyltransferase, whose translation MRHVLSLYDMTSEEVQQVLDLSSEYKSRLESGDRPALLAGHTVGLLFEKPSLRTRVSFETLTSQLGGNSLFLGSDVGWGVREPLCDFVPILTSYLDLLVIRAKSHAKVEEAVSFSRCPVINGLTDVSHPCQAFADLLTVKEIAGDNLANSHITYVGDANNVTYSLALICSKLGIRMSIAAPEGYQFDASFIDQLNEQNGSSLIRQTSNIEQAVDGANFIYTDVWTSMGQEAESKQRLKDFADYQVNEAMMSLAAPGAKFLHCLPARRGEEVASEVIDSDRSAIIQQANNRLHAQKGLVIWLLDKAS comes from the coding sequence ATGCGACACGTTCTCTCTCTTTATGACATGACTTCCGAGGAAGTTCAGCAAGTCCTCGATCTTTCGTCGGAGTATAAATCGCGACTTGAGAGCGGCGACCGACCTGCGTTGCTTGCCGGGCACACGGTTGGATTGCTTTTTGAGAAACCTTCGCTTCGAACACGCGTCAGCTTTGAAACGCTGACGTCGCAACTTGGCGGCAACAGCCTGTTCCTCGGTTCCGATGTGGGTTGGGGAGTCCGTGAGCCGCTTTGTGATTTCGTTCCGATCCTGACCAGCTATTTGGATCTACTGGTGATTCGTGCAAAGAGCCACGCCAAGGTAGAAGAAGCCGTTTCGTTCAGTCGCTGTCCGGTGATCAATGGCTTGACTGACGTATCGCATCCTTGCCAAGCGTTTGCTGATCTGTTGACCGTCAAGGAAATTGCAGGCGACAATCTGGCGAACAGCCACATCACGTACGTCGGCGATGCGAACAATGTGACGTACAGCCTGGCTTTGATTTGTAGCAAGCTGGGTATCCGGATGAGCATTGCAGCCCCGGAAGGATATCAGTTTGATGCTTCGTTCATCGACCAGCTAAATGAGCAGAACGGCAGTTCGCTAATTCGCCAGACAAGCAACATTGAACAGGCAGTTGATGGAGCCAATTTCATCTACACCGATGTTTGGACGAGCATGGGTCAGGAAGCAGAATCGAAACAGCGACTGAAGGATTTCGCCGACTATCAGGTCAACGAGGCGATGATGAGCCTTGCGGCGCCGGGCGCGAAGTTTCTTCATTGCCTTCCAGCTCGCCGCGGTGAAGAGGTTGCGTCGGAAGTGATCGACTCTGATCGGAGTGCGATTATTCAGCAGGCGAACAATCGACTTCATGCTCAAAAGGGTCTGGTGATTTGGTTGCTGGATAAAGCCAGCTAG
- the argB gene encoding acetylglutamate kinase has product MKTAIEKADTLIEALGWIRKFRDKTTVIKLGGSLLANEDALHHLLLDIHFMETVGMRPVVVHGAGSRISDAMKAEGIEARFVQGRRYTDQKTLEIVERVLADETNNDLATRFEKIGGRAMTLNFESTPVLHGQLLKLMDDDGSEVDLGFVGEVTKVDRLVIDNLCYAGQTPFIPSMCETEDGQKLNVNADTVATTVAQQLNADKLVFISDVPGVLRDPDDPTSSISSLTIAQAEQLIKDGVITGGMIPKIEACIETVRRGVKKVHIVDGNLRHGLLLEVYTSSGIGTVITE; this is encoded by the coding sequence TTGAAAACTGCAATTGAAAAAGCTGATACGCTGATCGAAGCGCTAGGCTGGATTCGCAAGTTCCGCGACAAGACGACCGTCATCAAACTTGGCGGCAGCCTGTTGGCGAACGAAGACGCGCTGCATCATCTGTTGCTGGACATCCACTTCATGGAGACCGTCGGAATGCGTCCAGTGGTCGTCCACGGCGCTGGCTCCCGGATCAGCGACGCGATGAAGGCCGAAGGCATTGAAGCGCGCTTTGTTCAGGGACGACGTTACACGGACCAGAAAACTCTGGAAATCGTGGAGCGCGTTCTGGCGGATGAAACCAACAACGACCTGGCCACACGGTTCGAAAAAATCGGCGGCCGGGCGATGACGTTGAACTTCGAATCGACGCCTGTGCTTCACGGTCAACTGCTGAAGCTCATGGACGATGATGGATCCGAGGTCGATCTTGGTTTTGTCGGCGAGGTGACCAAAGTCGATCGTCTGGTGATTGATAATCTTTGCTATGCCGGACAGACGCCTTTCATTCCGTCGATGTGCGAAACCGAAGACGGTCAAAAGCTGAACGTCAATGCCGACACCGTGGCGACGACGGTGGCGCAACAACTCAACGCGGACAAGCTGGTCTTTATCAGTGATGTTCCGGGAGTTTTGCGAGATCCGGATGATCCAACGTCTTCAATTTCGTCGCTGACAATCGCTCAGGCCGAACAATTGATCAAAGATGGTGTCATTACCGGTGGCATGATTCCAAAGATCGAAGCCTGCATCGAAACCGTTCGCAGAGGCGTGAAAAAAGTGCACATTGTCGATGGCAATTTGCGTCACGGTCTGCTGTTGGAGGTGTACACGTCCAGCGGAATCGGCACGGTAATCACAGAATAA
- a CDS encoding peptidylprolyl isomerase has protein sequence MQAEIHTEKGLMKVDFYSDDAPNTVKNFTDLAKKGFYDGLTFHRVIPDFVIQGGCPNGTGTGGPGYHIDCETKGENQYHDRGVLSMAHAGLNTGGSQFFVCHSRTNTAHLDGKHTCFGKVTEGLDVIDAIEAGDKIEKIVVVE, from the coding sequence ATGCAAGCAGAAATCCACACGGAAAAAGGCCTGATGAAGGTCGATTTTTACTCTGACGATGCCCCCAACACCGTCAAAAATTTCACCGATCTGGCCAAGAAAGGATTCTACGACGGCCTGACGTTCCATCGCGTCATTCCTGACTTTGTCATCCAGGGCGGATGCCCCAACGGAACCGGAACCGGCGGTCCTGGTTACCACATCGATTGTGAAACCAAGGGCGAGAATCAATATCACGATCGCGGCGTTCTCTCGATGGCTCATGCTGGCCTGAACACTGGTGGCTCGCAGTTTTTCGTTTGCCACAGCCGCACCAACACGGCACACCTTGACGGAAAGCACACGTGCTTTGGCAAAGTCACCGAGGGGCTTGATGTGATCGATGCGATCGAAGCCGGTGACAAGATCGAAAAGATTGTCGTTGTTGAATAG
- a CDS encoding BBP7 family outer membrane beta-barrel protein produces MALKNFITAGSMLAALIVTQFETADAQIHIPGPRFEHRDIEQPDETMPMATPGVFDYDAQIFAPMEFVSDDQLEPRSGFFASYDRTYLSLTKAPRLSGAASNQIDLGSNFVWGSRYNFGWFSEDETGWGITYQHNRGNAYQNGQDILISNPMLVTNAFASVEINKIFRQEMSSGSTLEPYVGMRYFNVHDETLEDTDQSFVVGFLPADNRFKQEANNNMIGFHAGARHSRRSGRWRFTTDGAVTAAYNQQEYFATDILREITASGVILTSISETSVEDQSFVPALDVEFDIAFNVTRDITLKTGVQCMYLWTGINRANTLTTGLNPNSILSGGIGATDTNDTRFLAAGFIFGFEWRR; encoded by the coding sequence ATGGCTTTGAAAAACTTTATCACAGCAGGCTCTATGTTGGCGGCATTGATCGTCACTCAGTTTGAAACGGCGGACGCCCAGATTCACATTCCGGGTCCCCGCTTCGAACACCGTGACATTGAGCAGCCCGACGAAACGATGCCAATGGCAACTCCAGGCGTCTTTGATTATGACGCTCAGATTTTTGCTCCGATGGAATTCGTCAGTGACGATCAGCTGGAGCCAAGATCTGGCTTCTTCGCGTCGTACGACCGAACCTATCTGAGTCTGACCAAGGCCCCGCGCCTCAGCGGTGCCGCTTCGAACCAGATCGATCTCGGTAGCAACTTCGTTTGGGGTTCACGCTACAACTTCGGTTGGTTCAGCGAAGACGAAACCGGTTGGGGAATCACTTACCAACACAATCGCGGCAACGCATACCAAAATGGTCAGGACATCCTGATCAGCAACCCAATGCTTGTTACCAATGCATTTGCTTCCGTGGAGATCAACAAGATCTTCCGTCAGGAAATGTCCAGCGGCAGCACGCTTGAGCCTTACGTCGGAATGCGTTATTTCAACGTTCATGACGAGACGCTCGAAGACACTGATCAGAGCTTCGTTGTTGGCTTCCTTCCAGCGGACAACCGCTTCAAGCAGGAAGCAAACAACAACATGATCGGTTTCCACGCCGGTGCACGACACTCACGACGAAGCGGGCGATGGCGTTTCACCACCGACGGTGCTGTGACGGCTGCCTACAACCAGCAGGAATACTTCGCGACAGACATTCTTCGCGAAATCACAGCCAGCGGCGTGATCCTGACAAGCATCTCTGAAACGTCGGTTGAAGACCAGTCATTCGTTCCAGCTCTCGACGTTGAATTCGATATCGCTTTCAACGTGACTCGCGACATCACGCTCAAGACGGGTGTCCAGTGCATGTACCTTTGGACGGGAATTAACCGGGCCAACACATTGACGACGGGCCTGAACCCGAACTCTATCCTCAGCGGTGGAATCGGAGCTACAGACACGAACGATACTCGCTTCCTTGCTGCCGGATTCATCTTCGGATTTGAGTGGCGACGCTAG
- a CDS encoding PEP-CTERM sorting domain-containing protein codes for MKKFFFPLAMLLALGVAMVPAGDRVHADDFIDLDLTNVAPATRGIFRRAEQFWESRIQGYSDSLPANIRSQLTGRLQITAETIAIDGVGGILGQAGPDTIAQSAVTIGNPADGRVHFTTVPLTGTMSFDIFDAGRADFESTVFHEMAHVLGFGTLWTLNGINDGANNQGLLQARPGGFQYVGRNALLGFRSESGHHRANYVPTENGGGAGTALGHWAGGTSPNWFFAPANGSRAELMTGFATGAPSFVSEATWGAMADVGWAVEGINPNDGSFTNSTFGTSPFPKSYRGAAFNQFSAVPEPSSIAFIGLGMLGLIARRKRA; via the coding sequence ATGAAAAAATTCTTTTTCCCCCTCGCCATGTTGCTTGCACTTGGCGTCGCGATGGTGCCTGCCGGGGATCGGGTGCACGCGGATGACTTTATTGACCTCGATTTGACCAACGTTGCTCCGGCGACTCGCGGTATTTTCCGTCGCGCTGAACAATTCTGGGAATCGAGGATTCAGGGTTACAGCGATTCCCTTCCGGCAAATATCAGGTCGCAGCTGACCGGGCGACTTCAGATTACAGCAGAAACAATCGCGATCGACGGCGTTGGTGGAATTCTGGGGCAAGCAGGCCCGGACACAATTGCGCAGTCTGCTGTAACCATCGGAAATCCAGCTGATGGTCGAGTGCATTTTACAACCGTTCCCCTGACCGGAACGATGAGCTTCGACATTTTCGACGCTGGACGAGCAGACTTTGAATCTACCGTTTTTCATGAGATGGCCCACGTCCTCGGTTTTGGAACGTTGTGGACGTTGAATGGAATTAATGACGGAGCGAACAATCAGGGATTGCTCCAGGCACGTCCGGGCGGGTTCCAATACGTCGGTCGCAACGCTCTGTTGGGTTTCCGCTCTGAGTCGGGACATCATCGAGCTAACTACGTCCCAACTGAAAACGGTGGCGGAGCTGGAACAGCCCTTGGTCACTGGGCTGGAGGAACTTCACCAAACTGGTTCTTCGCTCCTGCAAATGGCAGCCGAGCGGAATTGATGACGGGATTTGCCACTGGAGCACCTTCCTTTGTCTCGGAAGCAACTTGGGGAGCGATGGCCGACGTCGGCTGGGCTGTCGAAGGCATCAATCCGAACGACGGATCTTTTACAAACAGCACTTTTGGTACGAGTCCGTTCCCGAAAAGCTATCGCGGAGCCGCATTCAACCAGTTTTCTGCTGTTCCTGAGCCGTCGAGTATCGCGTTCATCGGATTGGGAATGCTTGGCTTGATCGCACGACGTAAGCGAGCATAA
- the recO gene encoding DNA repair protein RecO — MEPEKTSAIILRVVDFSESSCVVTMFTRSLGKITVMAKGARRPKGPFESAIDVLAICRIVFLHKASDAMDLLTEAKLDRRFRSSSRDLQRLYCGYYLVELLRTLTDEADPYPEVFDMALDAIEKIDGEGSPAETVFKFECGLLQALGHSPMLTRCVTCGINKTRIDRVHFGLADGGLLCGDCCRGKAAIKILGSDCLQFLLDQFGVTLETNDDKAKDTTETEAQSPQTGFHLRKGYREARQLMNQYLNHLVGHQIRLQKYIENL; from the coding sequence ATGGAACCGGAAAAAACTTCGGCGATCATTCTTCGAGTTGTCGACTTCAGCGAATCTAGCTGCGTGGTCACGATGTTTACGCGCAGTTTGGGCAAGATAACTGTGATGGCGAAAGGAGCTCGCCGACCGAAGGGTCCATTTGAGTCTGCTATTGACGTGCTGGCGATCTGTCGAATAGTGTTCCTCCACAAAGCGAGCGATGCGATGGATTTGCTGACCGAAGCAAAACTTGATCGCCGCTTTCGTAGCTCCAGTCGAGACTTGCAACGGCTTTACTGTGGCTACTACCTTGTTGAACTGTTGCGAACACTAACTGATGAGGCCGACCCTTATCCGGAAGTCTTCGATATGGCACTTGATGCGATTGAAAAGATCGATGGTGAAGGCTCACCCGCGGAAACCGTGTTCAAGTTTGAATGCGGTTTGTTGCAGGCGTTGGGACATTCTCCCATGCTGACCCGGTGCGTGACGTGTGGCATCAACAAAACCCGAATTGATCGTGTCCATTTTGGGTTGGCGGACGGTGGTTTGCTGTGTGGCGACTGTTGTCGTGGCAAAGCGGCGATCAAAATCCTCGGCAGCGACTGCTTGCAGTTTTTGCTGGACCAGTTTGGCGTCACGTTGGAAACAAACGATGACAAGGCCAAAGATACAACTGAAACCGAGGCGCAATCGCCTCAAACCGGCTTTCATTTGCGAAAAGGATATCGCGAAGCCAGACAATTGATGAACCAATACCTGAATCACCTCGTAGGGCATCAGATTCGACTGCAAAAGTACATCGAAAATCTGTAA
- the bamD gene encoding outer membrane protein assembly factor BamD — MRPTFRTLTLLVTLALFAISASGCGGFKFNGKKQSLLDRIAGKTGKKDPRSEMLADEALDPLGHRDGNRLLLDDLAPSQIGTTLRIRSGTGISEESANRHFANATEIYERALAAKQSGADSSTWQTTFVEAANEYRIAAAKWPDSGLEEQAIFFEGESYFFADRYVQANRAFEKLIAQYSGSSYLDQAEERRYVISKYWLELSESGPMVSLNDPKRPRFNVAGEARRVLHNIRLDDPTGKLSDDATFELANAFLKSGRYYEAADTYEDLRRNYPGSKYLFNAHMLELEARLKSYNGPSYDATPLEKSEQLLKSIVRQFPKEAQEKREVLEQQAALVNNQLAQRDFELGRYHERRGENRAAQLCYAAVEERYPDSVYSSSIGESIQKVAQLPPVPTQHAEWLVNMFPDPEADKPVITSGDNETIFR, encoded by the coding sequence ATGCGACCCACATTTCGAACTCTAACATTGCTTGTGACGCTTGCGCTCTTTGCTATATCTGCAAGCGGTTGCGGCGGTTTCAAGTTCAATGGCAAAAAACAAAGTCTTCTTGATCGCATTGCCGGCAAGACAGGCAAAAAAGATCCTCGCAGCGAGATGTTGGCTGACGAAGCTCTTGATCCGCTCGGCCACCGCGATGGCAATCGTCTTTTGTTGGATGATCTTGCTCCCAGCCAGATTGGGACGACGCTAAGAATCCGCAGTGGTACTGGAATCAGCGAAGAGTCTGCCAACCGCCATTTTGCGAATGCGACGGAGATCTACGAGCGTGCTTTGGCGGCCAAGCAATCCGGAGCTGACAGTTCAACGTGGCAGACGACATTTGTCGAAGCTGCGAACGAGTATCGAATTGCTGCCGCCAAATGGCCCGATTCAGGGCTTGAAGAACAGGCTATCTTTTTTGAAGGCGAGTCATACTTTTTCGCTGACCGATACGTTCAGGCGAACCGCGCGTTTGAAAAACTGATCGCACAATATTCGGGCTCGTCCTATCTCGACCAAGCCGAAGAACGGCGATACGTGATTTCGAAATACTGGTTGGAGCTGTCCGAAAGCGGACCGATGGTCAGCCTGAACGATCCGAAACGTCCTCGCTTCAACGTCGCTGGAGAAGCCCGTCGCGTGTTGCACAACATTCGTCTGGATGATCCGACCGGAAAGCTGTCCGACGACGCGACGTTCGAACTGGCGAACGCGTTTCTCAAGTCTGGCCGCTACTACGAAGCCGCTGACACTTACGAAGATCTGCGCCGCAATTATCCAGGTAGCAAGTATCTGTTCAACGCTCACATGTTGGAGCTCGAAGCACGACTCAAGTCCTACAACGGCCCCAGCTACGACGCGACGCCATTGGAAAAATCAGAACAGTTGCTCAAGTCAATCGTTCGCCAGTTCCCTAAAGAAGCGCAAGAAAAAAGGGAAGTGCTCGAACAGCAGGCTGCACTGGTCAATAACCAGTTGGCACAACGTGATTTTGAATTGGGCCGGTACCATGAGCGGCGCGGAGAAAATCGGGCGGCTCAACTTTGCTACGCGGCGGTTGAAGAACGCTATCCGGACTCAGTCTACTCTTCTTCAATCGGTGAAAGTATCCAGAAAGTCGCTCAGCTTCCTCCTGTTCCAACGCAGCATGCGGAGTGGTTGGTCAACATGTTCCCTGACCCTGAAGCGGACAAACCTGTGATAACCTCGGGCGACAACGAGACCATCTTTCGATAG
- the lptE gene encoding LPS assembly lipoprotein LptE, whose protein sequence is MTHQQVNLNRRRVAVAMFFLTAMVASANVGCRGYHLGNQYLYRSDIRTVHVAMLESESYRRFSGQRLTEAITKQIIATTPLTITEPALADSFITGRLIRESKSVTGETLTDEARSLDIAQRVEVSWVDRAGTPLMPRQTVRLDFDAELIPEGGQSLVTTQQEIIDRIAREVVGQMEMPW, encoded by the coding sequence ATGACTCATCAACAAGTCAACTTGAATCGAAGACGCGTCGCGGTTGCGATGTTTTTTCTGACGGCGATGGTCGCTTCGGCGAATGTCGGATGTCGTGGCTACCATCTTGGCAATCAGTATCTCTATCGCAGCGACATTCGCACCGTTCACGTCGCGATGTTGGAATCCGAATCCTATCGTCGGTTCTCTGGTCAGCGACTGACAGAGGCGATCACCAAGCAAATCATTGCGACGACGCCACTGACGATCACGGAGCCTGCTCTGGCAGACAGCTTCATCACGGGGCGATTGATTCGAGAGTCAAAATCGGTCACCGGCGAAACGCTTACCGACGAAGCCCGTTCGCTCGATATCGCCCAGCGAGTTGAAGTCTCGTGGGTGGACCGGGCGGGAACCCCGTTGATGCCGCGTCAAACCGTCCGACTGGATTTCGATGCAGAACTGATTCCCGAAGGCGGGCAGTCTTTAGTGACGACACAGCAGGAAATAATTGATCGAATTGCTCGTGAAGTTGTTGGGCAAATGGAAATGCCTTGGTAA
- a CDS encoding nucleoside monophosphate kinase, protein MSAPFNPSDPTDVTSDLEIKDAQVIFNTVWRTLTEDVGHEHLTFPKELILLGGAPGAGKGTHTRFIMQARGLTCPPIVVSNLLNTPEAQKIKDDGRMVGDQEVVGIVLRELLKEQYRDGAVLDGFPRTSVQVECLKMLVDRVVQLHGEYADTPLAINFRRPTIHAMVLFVGEKTSVDRQLQRGKEIEAYNREVTETGIGRLHEVRSTDLDPEKARRRYQVFKEKTWDALQSLKEIYHYHFINAEGAIDEVEANILRELQYQSSLELDPRTFDRLSPIPLAEEIIIHARQDLVRRLDSYELEHSELFGKVVELVESRFMPIITRHALSGRAIVNNEDSLFDDPLALAMLIDIFSERGFNACVDKTIRKTPNSVDLQTGTIGFLEHSVYRIHIRFEGSSIRRG, encoded by the coding sequence ATGTCGGCACCTTTCAATCCATCCGACCCCACTGACGTCACTTCCGATCTGGAGATCAAGGACGCTCAGGTGATCTTCAACACCGTCTGGCGAACGCTCACTGAGGACGTTGGGCACGAGCATCTGACGTTTCCCAAAGAACTGATTCTGCTCGGCGGTGCGCCTGGTGCCGGTAAAGGCACGCACACGCGTTTCATTATGCAGGCTCGCGGATTGACCTGTCCGCCGATCGTTGTCAGCAACCTGCTCAATACGCCTGAGGCGCAGAAAATCAAAGACGACGGTCGAATGGTTGGCGACCAGGAAGTCGTCGGGATCGTGCTTCGGGAACTGCTGAAAGAACAATATCGTGACGGCGCAGTGCTGGACGGTTTCCCGCGGACGAGCGTTCAGGTTGAGTGCCTGAAGATGTTGGTCGATCGCGTTGTTCAGTTACATGGCGAATACGCTGACACACCGCTGGCGATCAATTTTCGGCGCCCAACGATTCACGCGATGGTTTTGTTCGTCGGCGAAAAAACCAGCGTTGATCGACAGCTGCAACGCGGAAAAGAGATCGAAGCTTACAACCGCGAGGTTACAGAAACGGGAATCGGTCGGCTTCACGAGGTGCGGTCGACAGACTTGGATCCGGAAAAAGCTCGTCGTCGCTATCAGGTGTTCAAGGAAAAGACCTGGGACGCGTTGCAGTCGCTGAAGGAGATTTACCACTATCACTTCATTAATGCCGAAGGGGCAATCGATGAGGTGGAAGCCAATATTTTGCGCGAGCTTCAGTATCAGAGTTCGCTGGAATTGGATCCGAGGACTTTTGATCGGCTAAGTCCAATTCCGCTGGCTGAAGAGATCATCATCCATGCTCGCCAGGATCTGGTTCGCCGCCTCGACAGCTATGAGTTGGAGCATAGCGAGCTGTTCGGCAAAGTTGTCGAGCTGGTCGAATCCCGATTCATGCCGATCATTACGCGACATGCTCTTTCCGGCCGAGCCATCGTTAACAATGAAGATTCTCTGTTCGACGATCCGCTGGCTCTGGCGATGTTGATCGATATCTTTTCCGAACGTGGGTTCAACGCCTGCGTCGACAAAACGATTCGCAAGACTCCCAACTCGGTCGATTTGCAAACGGGAACGATTGGCTTCCTTGAACATTCGGTGTACCGAATCCACATTCGGTTTGAAGGTTCCTCAATCCGCCGCGGATAA